The Phyllopteryx taeniolatus isolate TA_2022b chromosome 14, UOR_Ptae_1.2, whole genome shotgun sequence genome has a window encoding:
- the zgc:66427 gene encoding E3 ubiquitin-protein ligase ZNRF1, which produces MGTRASRLQEDPVVSSTLGKDGTAKRDSYRRPRCARPTSLMVDFSGSFDDTEVNRSRSEEGSDSDLGQHGASADGSPADHHGIPASMNQASPADDNHSEGKAEEDGSTSPEAPANAEHQPGEETGRTPHRTFSERLPGNRHNGGRSVGARSARVRGTHQRPVSEAWIGLYRVNNRHGNIRCPFCSKLFPGGRIEDHLLSCLTSPPLPYNTDVLSKDSGECSICLEDLVQGETIARLACLCVYHKSCIDAWAKVKPCCPEHPSD; this is translated from the exons ATGGGCACGAGAGCGAGTCGCCTCCAGGAAGACCCGGTGGTGTCGTCCACTCTCGGGAAGGATGGCACTGCCAAGCGGGATTCGTACCGGCGACCCCGCTGCGCCAGGCCCACGAGCCTCATGGTGGACTTCTCGGGCAGTTTCGACGACACCGAAGTGAACCGGAGCCGTTCGGAGGAGGGCAGCGACTCTGACCTAGGGCAGCATGGCGCGAGCGCCGACGGAAGCCCGGCCGACCACCACGGCATCCCGGCAAGCATGAACCAGGCGTCCCCGGCGGACGACAACCACAGCGAGGGCAAGGCGGAGGAGGACGGCAGCACGAGCCCGGAGGCTCCAGCCAACGCCGAACACCAGCCCGGGGAGGAAACGGGCCGCACACCCCACCGCACTTTCTCCGAGCGGCTGCCCGGAAATCGGCACAACGGGGGCCGCAGCGTCGGCGCCAGGTCGGCCAGGGTCCGGGGCACTCACCAGCGGCCGGTGTCTGAGGCTTGGATCGGCCTGTACCGCGTCAACAACCGCCATGGCA ATATCCGCTGTCCTTTCTGCTCCAAGCTATTCCCGGGCGGTCGCATCGAGGATCACCTGTTGAGCTGCCTCACGTCGCCGCCGCTTCCCTACAACA CGGATGTGCTGAGCAAAGACAGCGGCGAGTGCTCCATCTGTCTGGAGGATCTGGTGCAGGGCGAGACCATTGCCAGGCTGGCGTGCCTCTGCGTCTACCACAAGAG